The following coding sequences are from one Capsicum annuum cultivar UCD-10X-F1 unplaced genomic scaffold, UCD10Xv1.1 ctg13312, whole genome shotgun sequence window:
- the LOC124890186 gene encoding uncharacterized protein LOC124890186, translating to MHEHVRADKPNVFSNNSSSVLSCIQTAVDIPSQSRKIDAPPNMFLGYPSNMGLRQIIEGRIIKKEPVYGGNSPFAFGPHGSYLESRSAMGDAFVSSFSSVKSNTQPLNEPLLDADTTSFGFLGEMPQNFGFSDLTADFTNSS from the coding sequence atgcatgaacatgtacGTGCTGATAAACCCAATGTATTCAGTAACAACAGCTCATCTGTTCTCTCTTGTATACAAACAGCAGTTGATATTCCTTCTCAAAGTAGAAAAATTGATGCTCCTCCTAATATGTTTTTGGGATATCCCTCTAACATGGGGTTGAGACAAATAATAGAAGGGAGGATTATTAAGAAAGAACCTGTCTATGGTGGGAATTCTCCGTTTGCCTTTGGTCCTCACGGCAGTTACTTGGAGTCACGTTCGGCAATGGGTGATGCATTTGTTTCGTCATTTAGTAGTGTGAAGTCTAACACACAACCTCTTAATGAACCTCTTCTGGATGCTGACACTACTtcatttggatttcttggggagatgCCTCAAAATTTTGGTTTCTCAGACTTGACTGCTGATTTCACTAATAGTTCTG